The Neisseria yangbaofengii genome contains a region encoding:
- the dxs gene encoding 1-deoxy-D-xylulose-5-phosphate synthase yields the protein MSHTPLLDLIEQPQQLRALDKDQLPQVADELRTFLLESVVRTGGHFASNLGAVELTVALHYVYHTPDDKLVWDVGHQSYPHKILTGRRNRMHTIRQYGGLAGFPKRSESEYDTFGVGHSSTSIGAALGMAVADKLQGLPKRSVAIIGDGAMTAGQAFEALNCAGDMDVDLLVILNDNEMSISPNVGALPKYLASNVVRDMHGLLSTIKAQSSKVLDKLPGAMEIAQKVEHKIKSMASEADHAKQSLSLFENFGFEYTGPVDGHNVEKLVDVLQDLRGKKGPQLLHVITKKGNGYKLAENDPVKYHAVSAKPQTQAAEVKPATAAAKPTYTEIFGQWICDQAAADQRLVAITPAMREGSGLVEFEQGFAERYFDVGIAEQHAVTFAGGLACEGMKPVVAIYSTFLQRAYDQLVHDVALQNLPVMFAIDRAGVVGADGPTHAGLYDLSFLRCIPNMVIAAPSDENECRLLLSTCYALDAPTAVRYPRGSGCGAAVSDGLETVPVGKGVLRREGRQTAIIAFGSMVHPALQTAEVFDASVADMRFVKPIDETLILELAQSHDYLVTVEENAEQGGAGSLVLEVLAKHKICKPVLVLGVADMVTEHGDPAKLLDDLGLSAAAMEKRIGEWLAE from the coding sequence ATGAGCCATACCCCGTTATTAGACCTCATCGAACAGCCGCAACAATTGCGCGCGCTGGATAAAGACCAGTTGCCGCAAGTGGCCGACGAATTGCGTACTTTTTTGCTGGAATCGGTTGTCAGAACCGGCGGCCATTTCGCCAGCAATTTGGGGGCAGTCGAATTAACGGTTGCGCTGCATTATGTGTATCATACACCCGATGACAAGCTGGTTTGGGATGTCGGCCATCAAAGCTATCCGCACAAAATCCTCACCGGCCGCCGCAACCGCATGCACACCATCCGCCAATACGGCGGCTTGGCCGGTTTTCCCAAGCGCAGCGAATCCGAATACGATACCTTTGGCGTGGGACACTCATCGACCTCCATCGGTGCGGCACTGGGCATGGCGGTTGCAGACAAACTGCAAGGTTTGCCCAAGCGCAGCGTAGCGATTATCGGGGACGGCGCGATGACGGCAGGGCAGGCGTTTGAAGCCTTAAACTGCGCCGGCGATATGGATGTGGATTTGCTGGTGATTCTCAACGACAACGAAATGTCGATTTCGCCGAATGTCGGCGCGTTGCCTAAATATTTGGCCAGCAACGTGGTGCGCGATATGCACGGCTTGCTCTCGACCATCAAGGCGCAGTCGAGCAAGGTTTTGGACAAATTGCCCGGTGCGATGGAAATTGCGCAAAAAGTCGAGCACAAAATCAAAAGCATGGCCAGCGAAGCCGACCATGCGAAGCAGTCGCTTTCCTTATTTGAAAATTTCGGTTTCGAATATACCGGGCCGGTGGACGGTCACAATGTGGAAAAATTGGTGGACGTATTGCAGGATTTGCGCGGTAAAAAAGGCCCGCAATTGCTGCATGTAATTACCAAAAAAGGCAACGGCTACAAACTGGCGGAAAACGATCCGGTGAAATACCATGCCGTATCCGCCAAGCCGCAAACGCAAGCGGCAGAAGTAAAACCGGCTACCGCTGCCGCTAAGCCGACTTATACTGAAATTTTCGGTCAATGGATTTGCGACCAAGCGGCGGCCGATCAGCGCTTGGTGGCGATTACCCCCGCCATGCGCGAAGGCAGTGGCTTGGTGGAATTCGAGCAGGGTTTTGCCGAGCGTTATTTTGATGTCGGTATCGCCGAGCAACACGCCGTGACCTTTGCCGGCGGCTTGGCTTGCGAAGGCATGAAGCCGGTGGTGGCGATTTATTCTACCTTCCTGCAACGCGCTTACGACCAATTGGTGCACGATGTCGCCCTGCAAAATCTGCCGGTGATGTTTGCCATCGACCGCGCCGGAGTGGTGGGTGCCGATGGGCCGACCCATGCCGGTTTGTATGATTTGAGCTTTTTACGCTGCATTCCGAATATGGTGATTGCCGCGCCGAGCGACGAAAACGAATGCCGCCTGCTGCTCTCAACCTGTTATGCGCTGGACGCGCCGACGGCTGTGCGTTATCCGCGTGGCAGCGGTTGCGGTGCGGCTGTTTCAGACGGCCTCGAAACCGTACCGGTAGGTAAAGGTGTGTTGCGCCGTGAAGGCAGGCAAACCGCCATCATTGCCTTCGGCAGCATGGTGCATCCGGCCTTGCAAACCGCCGAAGTATTTGATGCGAGCGTGGCGGATATGCGCTTTGTGAAACCGATTGACGAAACCTTGATTCTTGAATTGGCGCAATCGCACGATTACCTAGTGACCGTAGAAGAAAACGCCGAGCAAGGCGGCGCGGGCAGCTTGGTGCTGGAAGTGTTGGCGAAGCACAAAATCTGCAAGCCTGTGCTGGTGTTGGGCGTGGCCGATATGGTGACCGAACATGGCGATCCGGCCAAACTGCTCGACGATTTGGGCTTGAGTGCCGCCGCGATGGAAAAACGTATAGGCGAATGGCTGGCAGAATAA
- a CDS encoding MOSC domain-containing protein gives MHLTEIHRYPVKSMGGNALTESDITPQGLPFDREWLITAPDGNMLTARKHPAMLLWQTEADSDGLTLTAPDGSRRTVSVQEMGQESKVTVWKDRFAAFTTDHAVNAWLSEQIGTEARLHWLGGQSRRVLAHSQTPLSFADGAPYLLTHTASLAELNTYLDEPVEMARFRPNFTIDSGKAFEEEQWQRIRIGEVEFEHFKPCVRCVMTTVDLVSGSRHPQQEPLSTLAVARNAIFGINLVALNQGRVHIDDEVEVLSWL, from the coding sequence ATGCATTTAACCGAAATCCACCGCTATCCCGTCAAATCCATGGGCGGCAATGCGCTGACCGAATCCGACATCACGCCGCAAGGTCTGCCGTTTGACCGCGAATGGCTCATCACCGCCCCCGACGGCAATATGCTGACCGCACGCAAACACCCGGCCATGCTGCTGTGGCAAACCGAAGCGGATTCAGACGGCCTTACGCTTACCGCGCCTGACGGCAGCCGCCGAACAGTTTCGGTGCAGGAGATGGGTCAGGAAAGCAAAGTCACGGTATGGAAAGACCGCTTTGCCGCATTCACCACCGACCACGCCGTCAATGCTTGGTTGAGCGAACAAATCGGCACCGAAGCGCGTTTGCATTGGTTAGGCGGACAAAGCCGCCGCGTCTTGGCACATTCGCAAACGCCGCTGTCCTTTGCCGATGGCGCACCTTATCTGTTGACTCATACGGCTTCGCTGGCGGAACTGAATACTTATCTTGACGAGCCGGTGGAAATGGCGCGTTTCCGCCCCAATTTCACAATCGATAGCGGCAAGGCATTTGAAGAAGAACAATGGCAACGCATCCGCATCGGCGAAGTCGAATTCGAGCATTTCAAACCCTGCGTCCGCTGCGTAATGACCACGGTAGATCTGGTTTCAGGCAGCCGCCATCCGCAGCAAGAACCGCTTTCCACCCTTGCCGTTGCCCGCAATGCGATTTTCGGCATCAATCTGGTTGCACTCAACCAAGGACGTGTGCATATTGATGATGAAGTGGAAGTGTTATCGTGGCTGTAA
- a CDS encoding RelA/SpoT family protein, with protein sequence MNGISTTSNIAPNLEQYRNWFAPYLAKQSERDAQMLQAALNLAEQYYPHDVLTVSGEPVLSNLMGAAKMVNEMDLLADAVAATILADISSYCDHWQETVTEQCNATVCELIKGIDEVQKLTQFAKVDSLATPEECAQQAETMRKMLLAMVTDIRVVLIKLAMRTRTMQYIGSQEDSPEKRELAKETLDIFAPLANRLGVWQLKWQLEDLGFRHQEPEKYREIAQLLDEKRTERLEYIENFLNILSGELTKYNVHFEVAGRPKHIYSIYKKMVKKKLGFDGLYDIRAVRILVDTVPECYTTLGIVHSLWQPIPGEFDDYIANPKGNGYKSLHTVIVGPEDKGVEVQIRTFDMHQFNEFGVAAHWRYKEGGKGDAAYEQKIAWLRQLLDWRENMAESGKEDLAAAFKTELFHDTIYVLTPHGKVLSLPAGATPIDFAYALHSSIGDRCRGAKVDGQIVPLSTALENGQRVEIITAKEGNPSVNWLHEGWVKSSKAISKIRSFIRQQNADAIKEDGRAQLDKQLVKINPKPNLQDLAEKLGFKKLDDLYTAIGQGEISPRAIQKACGTLNEPPPVPVDETTIVKQSKIKKGGKNGVLIDGEDGLLTTLAKCCKPAPPDDIIGFVTRERGISVHRKTCPSFQHLAEQSPDKVLNASWAALQEGQVFAVDVEIRAQDRGGLLRDVSDALARHKLNVTAVQTQSRDLEASMRFTLEVRQVNDLPRVLASLTDVKGVLSVTRL encoded by the coding sequence ATGAACGGAATCTCCACCACCAGCAACATTGCGCCGAATCTCGAACAATACCGCAATTGGTTTGCCCCCTATTTGGCCAAACAGTCAGAGCGCGATGCCCAGATGCTTCAGGCGGCCTTGAATCTGGCCGAGCAATACTATCCGCACGATGTCTTAACCGTCAGCGGCGAACCTGTGCTGAGCAACCTGATGGGCGCGGCGAAGATGGTGAACGAAATGGATTTGCTCGCCGATGCGGTAGCTGCCACTATTTTGGCCGATATTTCCAGCTATTGCGACCATTGGCAGGAAACCGTCACCGAGCAATGCAATGCCACCGTGTGCGAGCTGATTAAGGGCATTGACGAAGTGCAAAAGCTGACCCAGTTTGCCAAGGTTGACAGCTTGGCCACGCCGGAAGAGTGTGCGCAACAGGCTGAAACCATGCGCAAAATGCTGCTGGCAATGGTCACCGATATCCGTGTGGTGCTGATTAAACTCGCCATGCGTACGCGCACCATGCAATACATCGGTTCGCAGGAAGATTCGCCGGAGAAACGCGAATTAGCCAAAGAAACGCTGGATATTTTCGCGCCTTTGGCCAACCGCTTGGGCGTGTGGCAGCTCAAATGGCAATTGGAAGATTTGGGCTTCCGCCACCAAGAGCCGGAAAAATACCGCGAAATCGCGCAGCTTTTAGATGAAAAACGCACCGAGCGGCTGGAATATATTGAAAATTTCCTCAATATTTTGAGTGGCGAACTCACCAAATACAACGTGCATTTCGAAGTGGCCGGCCGGCCGAAACACATCTATTCCATTTATAAAAAAATGGTCAAGAAAAAACTCGGTTTCGACGGGCTTTACGACATCCGCGCCGTGCGGATTTTAGTCGATACCGTGCCCGAGTGTTACACCACGCTGGGCATTGTCCACAGTTTGTGGCAGCCGATTCCGGGCGAATTTGACGACTACATCGCCAACCCGAAAGGCAACGGCTACAAATCGCTGCATACTGTGATTGTCGGGCCGGAAGACAAAGGCGTGGAAGTGCAGATACGCACTTTCGACATGCACCAGTTCAACGAATTCGGCGTTGCCGCCCACTGGCGCTACAAAGAAGGCGGCAAAGGCGATGCCGCCTACGAACAGAAAATCGCCTGGCTGCGCCAACTGCTCGACTGGCGGGAAAACATGGCCGAAAGCGGCAAAGAAGATCTCGCCGCCGCCTTTAAAACCGAATTGTTCCACGACACCATTTACGTATTGACGCCGCACGGCAAAGTGTTGTCGCTGCCGGCCGGCGCAACCCCCATCGACTTTGCCTACGCGCTGCACAGCAGCATCGGCGACCGTTGCCGCGGCGCCAAAGTCGATGGCCAAATCGTACCGCTTTCCACAGCCTTGGAAAACGGCCAGCGTGTCGAAATCATCACCGCCAAAGAAGGCAACCCGTCCGTAAACTGGCTGCACGAAGGCTGGGTGAAATCGAGCAAAGCCATCAGCAAAATCCGCTCGTTTATCCGCCAGCAAAACGCCGATGCGATTAAAGAAGACGGGCGCGCCCAACTTGACAAACAGCTCGTCAAAATCAATCCCAAACCCAATCTGCAAGACTTGGCGGAAAAACTCGGCTTCAAAAAACTTGATGATTTATACACCGCCATCGGCCAGGGTGAAATCTCGCCGCGCGCGATTCAAAAAGCCTGCGGCACGCTGAACGAACCACCGCCGGTGCCGGTGGACGAAACCACCATCGTCAAACAATCAAAAATCAAAAAAGGCGGCAAAAACGGCGTGTTGATCGACGGCGAAGACGGCTTGCTTACCACGCTGGCCAAGTGCTGCAAACCCGCCCCGCCTGACGACATCATCGGCTTTGTCACCCGCGAGCGTGGTATTTCGGTGCACCGCAAAACCTGTCCTTCCTTCCAACATTTGGCCGAACAATCACCGGATAAAGTGCTGAACGCAAGCTGGGCAGCCTTGCAGGAAGGCCAAGTCTTCGCCGTGGACGTGGAAATCCGGGCACAAGACCGCGGCGGCCTGTTGCGCGATGTATCCGATGCCTTAGCGCGCCACAAACTCAACGTCACGGCTGTACAAACCCAAAGCCGCGACCTGGAAGCCAGCATGCGCTTTACGCTGGAAGTCCGCCAAGTCAACGACCTTCCCCGCGTGTTGGCCAGCCTGACCGATGTCAAAGGCGTATTGAGTGTGACACGTTTGTAA
- a CDS encoding GrxB family glutaredoxin: MKLYIYDHCPFCARARMIFGLRGLPLETENLMNDDEATPVGMIGAKQVPILRKEDGSFMGESLDIVRYVDEQAGQGRLKEDIRPELQAWLDKVGEYNNKLVQPRMVKIGLPEFATPEAVKYFVDKKEQNIGNFDTNLNKTAQYLERINADLPELDGLIGGEGVGVNGEAAMEDILLFPILRNLTVTRGIEWPQNVMDYLMRMSEASGVDLYFDRAL; this comes from the coding sequence ATGAAACTTTATATTTACGATCATTGTCCGTTTTGTGCGCGCGCCCGCATGATTTTTGGTTTGCGCGGTTTGCCGTTGGAAACGGAAAATCTGATGAACGACGACGAAGCCACACCCGTCGGCATGATTGGTGCCAAACAAGTGCCGATCTTGCGGAAAGAAGACGGCTCGTTTATGGGCGAGAGCTTGGATATCGTGCGTTATGTGGATGAGCAGGCCGGTCAAGGCCGTCTGAAAGAAGACATCCGTCCCGAATTGCAGGCTTGGTTGGACAAAGTCGGCGAATACAACAACAAACTGGTGCAGCCGCGCATGGTGAAAATCGGCTTGCCGGAGTTTGCCACGCCGGAAGCGGTGAAATATTTTGTCGATAAAAAAGAGCAGAATATCGGCAATTTTGATACCAATCTCAATAAAACCGCGCAATATCTGGAGCGCATCAATGCCGATTTGCCGGAGCTAGACGGCTTAATCGGCGGCGAAGGCGTGGGCGTAAACGGCGAAGCGGCGATGGAAGATATTTTGCTGTTCCCGATTTTGCGCAACCTGACCGTGACACGCGGCATCGAATGGCCGCAAAATGTGATGGATTATCTGATGCGCATGAGCGAAGCGAGCGGCGTGGATTTATATTTTGACCGTGCACTGTAA
- a CDS encoding FadR/GntR family transcriptional regulator, whose protein sequence is MTKLVRPQKVSDQILAVLEERIAAGEYPEGQKIPPERSLAEEFNVSRPSVRVALNVLIAKNVLEARQGDGYYVSAKPQQDFLADWQALLGKHSNWERDVYDFSCRIEGCMAALAAERRTDTDLKRIEFWLDNFETACREGNLDHQAEADYSFHQTIADAAHNLLFSHLSASLLKMLYEQTRSDIIHTDHECNPRPTLIAHHRALYEAIKAGEAQQAADIARRHLDFVSERIREGREYQSRRKHAGTLAQHDLNKVKGW, encoded by the coding sequence ATGACAAAATTAGTTCGTCCGCAAAAGGTCAGTGACCAGATATTGGCGGTTTTAGAAGAGCGGATTGCCGCCGGTGAATACCCCGAAGGCCAGAAAATTCCGCCCGAGCGCAGTTTGGCCGAAGAGTTTAATGTTTCGCGCCCATCGGTGCGCGTGGCCTTGAATGTGTTGATTGCCAAAAATGTATTGGAAGCACGGCAGGGTGATGGTTATTATGTTTCCGCCAAACCGCAGCAGGATTTTTTGGCTGATTGGCAGGCTTTGTTGGGCAAGCATTCCAATTGGGAACGTGATGTGTACGATTTCAGCTGCCGCATTGAAGGCTGCATGGCAGCTTTGGCGGCCGAGCGGCGCACCGATACCGACTTGAAGCGCATTGAATTTTGGTTGGACAACTTTGAAACCGCCTGCCGCGAAGGCAATCTTGATCATCAGGCCGAAGCGGATTATTCGTTTCATCAGACCATCGCCGATGCAGCGCACAATCTTTTGTTCAGCCATTTATCCGCCAGTTTGCTGAAAATGCTTTATGAACAAACCCGCAGCGACATCATTCATACCGACCACGAGTGCAATCCGCGCCCGACTTTAATCGCGCATCACCGTGCCTTGTATGAAGCCATCAAAGCAGGCGAAGCGCAACAAGCCGCCGACATTGCGCGCCGACATTTGGATTTTGTGTCCGAACGCATTCGCGAAGGGCGCGAATACCAAAGCCGTCGCAAGCATGCCGGTACTTTGGCGCAGCATGATCTGAATAAAGTCAAAGGCTGGTGA
- a CDS encoding DEAD/DEAH box helicase, producing the protein MNPFATLGLGNEIVSALNQQGYENPTPIQAAAIPKALAGHDLLAAAQTGTGKTAAFMLPSLERLKRYATASTSPAMHPVRMLVLTPTRELADQIDQNVTSYIKNLPLRHTVLFGGVSMDKQTAGLRAGCEIVVATVGRLLDHVKQKNINLNKVEIVVLDEADRMLDMGFIDDIRKIMQMLPKQRQTLLFSATFSPPIRKLAQDFMNAPELVEVAAQNTANANVEQHIIAVDGMQKRNLLERLIVDLNMNQVIVFCKTKQSVDQVARDLVRRNIAAQSIHGDKSQQTRLETLNAFKEGSLRVLVATDVAARGLDIAELPFVINYELPTQAEDYVHRIGRTGRAGADGVAISLMDKTEQKMFESIKALIGNDLPVERIEGFEPAWWGGEAAAEPQRRPSENRSRDEERKERSPRNERYQRNERSERNDRTERQDKARNDPGVACSKIAGRNRRHRGERQPCALLQPNFGVN; encoded by the coding sequence ATGAATCCATTTGCAACTTTAGGCTTGGGCAACGAAATCGTTTCTGCATTAAACCAGCAAGGCTATGAAAATCCGACGCCGATTCAGGCAGCCGCCATTCCGAAAGCCTTGGCCGGACACGATTTGCTGGCCGCCGCGCAAACAGGCACCGGTAAAACCGCCGCGTTTATGCTGCCGAGCTTGGAACGTTTGAAACGCTATGCCACCGCCAGCACTTCGCCGGCCATGCATCCGGTGCGCATGCTGGTGTTGACGCCGACGCGCGAATTGGCCGACCAAATCGACCAAAACGTGACAAGCTATATTAAAAACCTGCCGTTGCGCCATACGGTATTGTTCGGCGGCGTGAGCATGGACAAACAAACCGCCGGGCTGCGTGCCGGTTGTGAAATCGTGGTGGCCACCGTCGGCCGCCTGCTTGACCATGTGAAGCAGAAAAACATTAATTTAAACAAAGTCGAAATCGTAGTGTTGGACGAAGCCGACCGTATGTTGGACATGGGCTTCATCGACGACATCCGTAAAATCATGCAGATGTTGCCGAAGCAGCGCCAGACTTTGCTGTTTTCCGCCACCTTCTCGCCGCCGATTCGCAAATTGGCACAAGATTTTATGAATGCGCCGGAATTGGTGGAAGTGGCGGCGCAAAACACCGCCAATGCCAACGTCGAGCAGCACATTATCGCGGTAGACGGCATGCAGAAGCGCAATCTGTTGGAGCGTTTGATTGTCGATTTGAACATGAATCAAGTGATCGTGTTCTGCAAAACCAAGCAAAGTGTGGATCAAGTGGCCCGTGATTTGGTGCGCCGCAATATTGCCGCTCAATCGATTCATGGCGACAAATCGCAGCAAACCCGTTTAGAAACGCTTAATGCGTTTAAAGAAGGCAGCCTGCGCGTGCTGGTGGCGACTGATGTGGCTGCTCGAGGTTTGGACATTGCTGAATTGCCGTTTGTGATTAACTACGAGCTGCCGACGCAAGCAGAAGATTATGTGCATCGGATCGGCCGTACCGGTCGCGCCGGTGCCGATGGCGTGGCGATTTCCTTGATGGACAAAACCGAACAGAAAATGTTTGAATCCATCAAAGCATTAATCGGCAATGATTTGCCGGTAGAGCGCATTGAAGGTTTTGAACCGGCATGGTGGGGCGGCGAAGCAGCGGCGGAACCGCAACGCAGGCCGTCTGAAAACCGCAGCCGTGATGAGGAACGCAAAGAACGCAGTCCGCGCAATGAACGTTATCAACGCAATGAACGTAGCGAACGCAATGATCGCACCGAGCGGCAAGACAAAGCCCGCAATGACCCGGGCGTGGCGTGCAGTAAAATTGCCGGACGCAACCGCCGTCACCGGGGCGAGCGCCAACCTTGCGCCTTGCTGCAACCGAATTTCGGGGTAAATTAA
- a CDS encoding calcium-binding protein, producing the protein MSKTHATVSKIWNGWGYNITGTAAADYLKGSILNDKLYGRNGDDTLEGGAGNDTLNGGKGADKMFGGKGNDTYFVDNTCDEVIECTGEGVDTVMTYVDYTLSDHVENITALGCEDLCLTGNAQNNVLTGNSGNNQLDGGAGHDTLYGGGGNDHLYGGSGNDVLYGGTGDDCLNGEDGCDIMVGGIGNDTYTFSAGQDVINNCDDGCGTDVLFFYNDVCLSDVTFNRVCEDLVVSTKDGHSTTINDWFYGANNQLDAFFFQQENGSIDAKQINQALGKSAYGCISADCFNIIEDAAIQCQVQCVA; encoded by the coding sequence ATGAGCAAAACGCATGCAACTGTAAGCAAAATCTGGAATGGCTGGGGCTACAACATCACCGGCACTGCAGCGGCAGATTATCTGAAGGGCAGTATTTTGAACGACAAATTATACGGCCGCAATGGTGATGATACGCTGGAAGGCGGGGCGGGCAACGATACGCTTAACGGCGGTAAAGGTGCCGATAAAATGTTTGGCGGCAAGGGCAACGACACTTATTTTGTCGACAACACTTGTGATGAAGTGATTGAATGCACCGGCGAAGGTGTGGATACCGTGATGACTTATGTTGATTACACGCTTTCCGACCATGTCGAAAATATTACTGCTCTGGGTTGTGAAGACCTGTGCTTGACCGGTAACGCGCAAAACAATGTGTTAACCGGCAACAGCGGCAACAACCAATTAGACGGTGGTGCCGGTCACGATACCTTGTACGGCGGTGGCGGTAACGACCATCTGTATGGCGGCAGCGGCAACGATGTGCTTTACGGCGGCACCGGTGACGATTGCCTGAACGGTGAAGACGGCTGCGATATCATGGTGGGCGGTATCGGTAACGATACTTACACTTTCAGCGCAGGCCAAGACGTGATCAATAATTGCGACGATGGCTGCGGCACTGATGTTTTGTTCTTCTATAATGATGTTTGCTTGAGCGATGTCACGTTCAACCGCGTGTGTGAAGATTTGGTTGTGAGTACCAAAGACGGTCACTCAACCACCATCAACGATTGGTTCTACGGTGCCAATAACCAATTGGATGCCTTCTTCTTCCAACAAGAAAATGGTTCGATTGATGCGAAACAAATCAATCAGGCTTTGGGCAAATCGGCTTACGGTTGCATCAGCGCCGATTGCTTCAACATCATCGAAGATGCGGCGATTCAATGTCAGGTTCAATGCGTGGCTTAA
- a CDS encoding TauD/TfdA family dioxygenase, giving the protein MSYIKELSLYPPPVQYLADREYLDKDGFVVNRILLDEKLPDTPVETGFVSNKVISVAVTNLIAYLNALKLYPVVYEGENDGRLIRHVVPRLGFEEQISSYGSSETFYPHVDNPDLSMTGETDSDTSPIPHTLTLLCLRQQKGMATSIVPLADVLSDLSQEDIELLSLPHYKVKRPASFQSNNLIKSDLPILRKYHDSYLSRFDYHNVFSDFPDEQQALQRLQKASLNQDKWISLYLEPGQAVTFDNQKVLHTRNGFKPLFNGKDRWLLRVFGLYDDSWKNHLLSKDCNHHLHTK; this is encoded by the coding sequence ATGAGCTATATAAAAGAGCTATCACTTTACCCCCCCCCTGTACAATATCTTGCTGATAGAGAATATTTAGACAAAGATGGATTCGTTGTCAATAGGATTTTGTTGGATGAAAAGCTGCCTGATACACCTGTTGAAACAGGTTTTGTGTCTAATAAAGTTATTTCTGTGGCAGTAACTAATCTGATTGCTTATTTAAATGCTTTGAAGCTTTATCCGGTTGTTTATGAAGGTGAAAATGATGGCCGATTGATTAGGCATGTGGTACCGAGATTAGGTTTTGAGGAGCAAATCAGTTCTTACGGATCATCAGAAACTTTTTATCCTCATGTAGATAACCCCGATTTAAGTATGACAGGGGAAACGGATTCGGATACCAGTCCTATTCCCCATACTTTGACATTATTATGTTTACGACAGCAAAAAGGTATGGCAACCAGTATTGTCCCTTTGGCTGATGTTTTATCGGATTTATCACAAGAGGATATTGAATTACTATCATTACCTCATTATAAGGTAAAGCGTCCTGCATCATTTCAAAGTAATAATTTGATTAAATCAGACTTGCCTATCTTACGAAAATATCATGATTCTTATCTTTCAAGGTTTGATTATCATAATGTTTTTTCTGATTTTCCTGATGAACAGCAGGCATTGCAAAGGTTACAGAAGGCCAGTTTGAATCAAGACAAGTGGATTTCATTATATTTAGAGCCCGGGCAAGCCGTCACTTTTGATAATCAAAAAGTATTGCATACGAGAAATGGATTTAAGCCATTATTCAACGGTAAAGACCGATGGTTGTTGAGGGTATTCGGTCTGTATGATGATTCATGGAAAAATCATTTATTATCAAAAGATTGTAATCATCATTTGCATACGAAATAA
- a CDS encoding sulfite exporter TauE/SafE family protein, with protein MEHLFVEGSLIAEYFYIGLSLLVLASLVAGYIDAIAGGAGLILIPAFFMVGLPPQVALAQEKLVSTIGTLAAIKNFMKSSSIVWKIVPVGIVSALLGAYIGAEVILMLPVETITYIIMAFLPVGLAATLFKGKLLKQVEEGGQEIKKSVLAVFVTCLIVGFYDGFFGPGTGSIFIIALFMINKLTLLQASATSKIFNFASNIGAFAAFLIAGKMAFLIGIPMILANLVGNHFGSLHAINSNGEIIKKVLIITVGMIFCTMIYKALFA; from the coding sequence ATGGAACACTTATTTGTTGAAGGCAGCTTGATTGCTGAATATTTTTATATTGGTTTGAGTTTATTGGTATTGGCTTCATTAGTGGCTGGTTATATTGATGCGATTGCGGGTGGTGCAGGGTTGATTCTGATTCCTGCATTTTTTATGGTGGGGTTGCCTCCGCAAGTGGCTTTGGCTCAGGAAAAATTAGTGAGTACTATCGGTACGTTAGCTGCAATTAAGAACTTTATGAAAAGCAGCTCAATTGTGTGGAAAATTGTGCCGGTAGGTATTGTTTCTGCTTTATTAGGTGCTTATATAGGTGCGGAAGTGATTTTAATGCTGCCTGTCGAAACGATTACCTATATCATTATGGCTTTTCTACCTGTCGGTCTAGCTGCGACTTTGTTCAAAGGTAAGCTTTTGAAACAGGTAGAAGAGGGTGGGCAGGAGATTAAAAAGTCTGTGTTAGCAGTATTCGTAACGTGTTTGATTGTCGGATTCTACGATGGTTTTTTCGGGCCTGGTACAGGTAGTATTTTCATTATTGCGCTGTTTATGATTAATAAACTTACGCTTCTTCAAGCTTCGGCTACATCGAAGATTTTTAATTTTGCATCCAATATTGGTGCTTTTGCTGCATTTTTGATTGCAGGGAAAATGGCGTTTTTAATTGGGATTCCAATGATTTTAGCTAATTTGGTTGGTAATCATTTTGGCAGTTTACATGCTATAAACAGTAATGGGGAAATTATTAAAAAAGTTTTGATAATTACAGTAGGTATGATTTTTTGCACCATGATTTATAAAGCGTTATTTGCTTGA